From Coriobacteriia bacterium:
TCGCTTTGGAAGGAGTTCGAGCACGACCGCGATGGTTACACGCAGGCGAAGGCCGCCTTCGTCAGGAAGCACACGGACCTCGCCAAGGCCGAGCATTCGTCTGGCACGGACGTGTTACCCTGCTGAGTAACACATGTGGTTACTTGAAGGAGCAGACATGGAAGCCGGTACGCAGATGAAGGGTCATGTGGACTCCACGTTGAAGGAGACGGCCGAAGACATCCGCTGCGAAGATCATCCGCAGCAGGAAGCTGCGACAGCGCCGGGAGAACTTCCCGCGGACAAGAAGGCACTCGCAGATGAGCTCATCAAGCAGTATCGCCTCGAGGAGCTCTGCAGGTAATACGCATCCATGAGAAGCGGCAGGGGTTGCTCCTCGCCGCTTCATCTTCAGGAATAGCTTGCATTCGAAGCCGCATGCGGGAATTGCTCCGCGCCTGTGCCGCCTTCGCTAGCTGGAGACGGGCAGGTGCGCGGCGATGGAGTTTGCCAGCGTCGCGAGCGGCATCGTCTGCAGCCACAGCGTACCCGGGCCAGTCACCTTCGTGTTGAAGAGGCCTTCGCCGCCCAGCATGATGTTCTTGGCTCCATGGATGCGCTCGACCTCGATCGTCATGCCCTCGGTAAATCCGAGCACGTTGCCGGTGTCAATGAGCATGCTCTGCCCGGCGGCCAGCTCGTACTTCATCAGCTCGCCATCACATTCCAGAAAGACGATGCCCTGACCGCTCATGCGCTGCATGATGAAGCCCTCGCCGCCAAAGAAGCCGCCACTCATCTTCTTATTGAAGAAGATCGACAAATCAACGCCCATCTCCGAGGCGAGAAACGACATCTTCTGGGCGATGAAGCCCTTGCCAGGCTCGATTTGGATGGGAAGGATCTTGCCGGGAAAGCTCGAACCGAACGCGATGAGGCCGGCCGATGACGCGGTATAGATGTTCTGGAACATGGACTCGCCCGAGAACATCTTGGAGAACATCTTACCGACACCGCCGCCAGTCGTCTCCATGGTCATGCAGGGATCCATCCACACCATCGATCCCTTCTCGGTCTTCATCTGCTCACCGGCCTCCAGGTGGCAGACCACTACGGGAAACGCTCCGCCTTCGATTTCGTATTGCATGGGTCCTCCTCGACTTGGGCATTCGAACCATCGGGAGCGCCATTATAAGCGGTTTGCCATGCACGACGGTCGCAAACCGACGCTTCCCGGCGTGCGCGGAGTCCCGTGCGATGCTGCGTGTCGATATCGTTTCCCTGACGGTTCGGTGACGTGGGGTC
This genomic window contains:
- a CDS encoding TIGR00266 family protein, whose protein sequence is MQYEIEGGAFPVVVCHLEAGEQMKTEKGSMVWMDPCMTMETTGGGVGKMFSKMFSGESMFQNIYTASSAGLIAFGSSFPGKILPIQIEPGKGFIAQKMSFLASEMGVDLSIFFNKKMSGGFFGGEGFIMQRMSGQGIVFLECDGELMKYELAAGQSMLIDTGNVLGFTEGMTIEVERIHGAKNIMLGGEGLFNTKVTGPGTLWLQTMPLATLANSIAAHLPVSS